In the Candidatus Margulisiibacteriota bacterium genome, TTTCATCTTCACTCAGATCCTTATTAATAACATCCCTGAGAAATTGACTACCGGCCTCCGGCGCCAGAGTTACACCTGATTGCCTGACTTTATTGATCATCAAAGAAACATCATTGGAAAATGTATCCATACGTAAAGAAGGCAGGCTTAAAGATACCTGTTTCTCCTTGCATAACGGCTCCAGTTCTTCTAATAATTGTTTAATGTATGGATAATCAGAAGAACTTAAAGAAGAAAGAGATATTTCGTCATAACCGGTATTCATTATGATATTTTTAACCTGTTTGATTAATTTTTCCTTGGGTTTAATCCTCACTGGCTTATTGATATACGAAGCCTGACAAAATCGGCATTTTCTAGGACAACCGCGCATTATCTCAATACTGAAACGATTATGTACAGTCTTCAACAGAGGTATCAATGGTTTTTCCAGATAAGATTCGTCAGCGAAATCTTTGTAAATATGACGAAATACTTTCTTTTCTTCATTTAATAAAGGTACGAAAATGTAATCAAGATTGTTTAATTCGGATAAAATCTCAATTTTAGTTATAACTTTCTTATATTTGAAGTAGTGAATCTTGTCACAGATTTCTTTGAACACCTCCTCACCGTCACCCAGTACAAAAAAATCCATAAAAATACTCATAGGTAAAGGATTCATTACACCACCACCACCGGCAAATATTAAAGGCCACTGCTCGTTATCCAACCGATCCTTGCTGCGGCGCGGTATTCTGGCCAGGTCTAAGGCCAGCAGCGCATTGGTAAAACTAAGCTCTGTAGAAAAAGAAACAGCCAGGGCATCAAAATTTGCCAAGGGCTTCTGACTTTCCAGGGAAAATAAAGGGACTTCATTATCCTTTAATAAAGTAATCATATCCAGATCTGGAATAAAGGCTCTTTCCAGTGAATGTTTGGTGTATGAATTAATGAGAGTATAAAACAAATTCACAGCCAGATTGCTCATGCCGACTTCATATTTATCCGGATACAACAAGCAAATTTTAGCTTTGGAGGTACTCCATTGCTTCCTCTGCATATAGATTTCGTTGCCCAGATATTGAATGGGTTTGGTAACTATTAATAAATTTTTCTTTAAAAAACTTTGGATGCCGGGATTTTGCATAGGAAAACAATATTAGCATAAATACTGAAAACATTCGATGCGACAATGCAATTCAGGTTAATATTATTTATATTTACGACCCAATCAGTTAATCAAACTTTATACGTGTCAAACGACCCATATTGAAATCCGGCTCAGCGCCATTGTCTATCTGTGCCCAGGTTAACAATCCCTGGTTCAATCCAACAGTGTAAGGTATTTTATAAGCTACCTGTCCTTCATGCTGTATGGAGCCTGGACTGCGTGAAGAATTGCCGTCAGCCCATGTCTCCCTATTCTGGGCAAAAATGTTGAAAGCAGGAGAATCCAGATCCACTAAAGCTTTTTCAATGACAGATGTTTCTTTGCCTTTTCTGACTTCTGTATGTATAAGACTGGAAAGCGGAATACCCAGAGGCTTACCTCCTGATAAAAGGTCGGTCA is a window encoding:
- a CDS encoding radical SAM protein, translating into MQNPGIQSFLKKNLLIVTKPIQYLGNEIYMQRKQWSTSKAKICLLYPDKYEVGMSNLAVNLFYTLINSYTKHSLERAFIPDLDMITLLKDNEVPLFSLESQKPLANFDALAVSFSTELSFTNALLALDLARIPRRSKDRLDNEQWPLIFAGGGGVMNPLPMSIFMDFFVLGDGEEVFKEICDKIHYFKYKKVITKIEILSELNNLDYIFVPLLNEEKKVFRHIYKDFADESYLEKPLIPLLKTVHNRFSIEIMRGCPRKCRFCQASYINKPVRIKPKEKLIKQVKNIIMNTGYDEISLSSLSSSDYPYIKQLLEELEPLCKEKQVSLSLPSLRMDTFSNDVSLMINKVRQSGVTLAPEAGSQFLRDVINKDLSEDEIISTAKIAAQNSGKSIKLYFMIGLPGETDQDVEDIVNLSFRIIREIKPAHNKVVVNVSNFVPKPFTPFQWAGQESIPEITRKLNFLKAQLRHHQLELRWTDPQVSQIEGLLSRGDEETGELIEQAYKNGAFFDAWYDHFRFDAWQKAIEQCGLKLEGYLTEKAIKKPLPWDFVETGVKKEFLLKEYEKALALKREKI